One Hippopotamus amphibius kiboko isolate mHipAmp2 chromosome 12, mHipAmp2.hap2, whole genome shotgun sequence genomic window, agaaaatgtgatatattccagactaaaaaagaaggaaattctgtgaTATGgggcaacatgtatggaccttgAGGTCATTAcgctaggtgaaataagccacagaaagacaagtactgctTGATTCAACTTATATGAGAAAACTAAAAGAGTCAGATTCATAAACTCAAAGACTGAAATGATGGTTatcaggggctggaggggagggtgaAATAGGACATAATTAACAAGTtaggcataaagtttcagttacgcGAGGTGAATAAGCTCTAGAGGTCTGCTATACAACACTCTACCTATAATCAACAATAGTGAATTGTAAGAGGATAGAGCTGATGTTGTgttcttcataaaataaatataatataatgtaatgcAAACAAAGACAAAAGACAGACACGAAAGGAACGTCAGCATTTATCATCTCGATTATCTAGAATAtttatatgtatctatatttatttgtatgcATTTGAATTATTATCAAATAGGAATGGAACACTTAACAACTTACATAGGAAACTTTCAGGTCCCCAAGAGTATGTCCAAAGACCCCAGGTGGGAAGCACGGCTCTCAGGCATAGTATTGTGGATTATTCCTTCAGACAGGGGCTCATAATTGTCAGAATTCTATAGTTAAAGATCCCACTAAACAGAGGCAAACAAATTTCACAAAAAATCCCAAGTGTCAGGGAGAATTTCCTACTGAGTTTTCTTATTGCTCTGACTAAACCTTCTAATTTAAGTCCCCAAAGCTCTTTTCATGTTCTAAATTAAATACAGAATTCAGTCAGACAAATACCAAATCCCCATCTGGGCACCAAAATAATCCTGACAATTCTTCCacttatattgaaataaaatgcTAGGCCATTTCTGTGTTTAAGAAGCATGACCCATGGTTAGGATTCAATGAAATGATGAGATACAATTTATACTCtaatgaattttaattaatttttaattaaatattgaaaattgACTGTTcaggcaaaatacaaaattatagttGGCAAGGAGAACAAAATGTGTAATAGAGCTTGCTTTTCAATCAGCCCTGCAGAATGTGTCTAAGTCTGATTTGCAAGGCAGGGCAAAGAAAACAGCCATGTGAAGCAGTCTAATGAAATCTGACctatgaaatattttacagttcATTTGAATAATCACTTTAATGTATAGTGAATTTTTAATTATCTGCCTGAAGGATATCTACTTTATATTTTGTGGATAGCAATTTTGTCATCCCTGGTTGAGTTTAGTTAAGCTATGAGTAGATGATGTGAGGTGAAGCAATGCATGCTCATTTTGTCATTGGCCTAATCTATACATGCTACATACATAGGAGCACATATATTTCACAGAGGaattcacacagagaaagagacatgGCTTTTATCTTTGTCACAACCACTCTTTATTGTGATTCAGTCAtcttttcctcaaatatttattaagttctcTCGACCATAGTCAGTAGTGACATCTGCTAAAAACATGAttcttccctttggcccctggtaGTTGGATATGGACAAGTGACTAATTTTGGCCAGTGAGTTATAAGTGGAAGTGTCTTGTGCAGCACTTCTGGGGTGGTGTATTGAACTCCTGGTTAAAATCTTGGAGAGTCATTTACTCCTGGTTAAAATCCTGGAGAGTTGCCTCTGGTATAATGACAAGCTCTATTTCAGACGATGGCTATTCTATTGAGCTATGTCCTGGAATGACTGTGATGGGAAGGTGGGAAGAGAGCCCCATCGTATAAAATGGTCAGAAAACAAACCTgtattgctttaagccactgcaaTTTTAGTGTCGTTTGTTTTCACGTCAATACCCAGTCTATACTGTATAAACTATGTGCGATACATTGTTCTTGGTGCTAAGGATACATCCCTGAGTAAGACAGAAATAGTGACTCACCACAGGATGCTTGTGTTTTAGTGAAGACATTTAGCTCCACATGCTAGAATGTAAGCTACATGATGGTAGGAATATTGTTGTATTTTGTTCATGGCTGTATCTTCAGGCTAGAAAAGTACCTAGTGCAAAGTAGATGCTCATCGGTGATTCGCTGTTgaacaaatgaaggataaagTGAATGAGTTCACAAAATATTGATACTTTTCACAGTGGAAATGTTCAGAGTGTGAAGACATTCTGCACTGATGCAAGGTGCCCAGTCCACCGACGGGGAGTAGAGGCAACATCCTGGTCCCAGAGTGTATTTTGAGAAACAGGAATTAACTAGGTGAGGGGCGGCAGGCTGGGAAAGCAGAGCATGTTCCAGGCAAATAGAATGGTGCGTGCAGCGCCACTGACATGGAATGAAGCTGACATGAAGGAGAAATTGTGGTGACTTAGCCTAAGGACAGGAATAGGCACCGTGGTCCAAGCTATGGTGGGTGAGGCTGCTGGGGAGCCTTGTGGGTCTTGTCAAGGATTGTAGGTTTAGGTTAAGGAAACGGGAGGCAGCGTTTGAAGGGACTGTTATATTTGGGTTGCTGTGAGGAAAATAGACtagaaagatttttctaaaaaataggagcttaaaaaaaaaataggagctTACGCAGGGTATCTGTTCAATTCATTGCTACTTCTAACTCAGAATTAAACAGTGATTTGGAGTTGAGCAATTTACCTCAAACTTCTGACTGAAACTAAGCACTGACGGGTTACAGAGGAGGAACCTCCTGCCTGCACGGCGCCCTCCCCACTAACGAGACGTGGTATAAGGCCTTAGTCTCATGTTAAAAGGCAGTGTGGAGAGAATGCTCACGGAATGTTCCAAAGGACattgttcatttccttttgaaGTCTCTTTTGTAGATCTTTGGAAGAGATTTCTTTCTAGTTTGACACTAAGAATAGATTTGCTTCTCTTAAGAaatattctttctatattttgaggACAGCTAAAATTTGAAACTGATCTATTTCCCTTTTCCTGGGGTTGTGTTTTGAAAAGCTCAGGACAAACGTGCGTCCCACTTGAAGTAATTGTATGGgacagtgtgtgtatatattaaactGTCTCCTTGATATGTTTCTGTCCTTGGTTTGCTTTTTGTTCTTACCTACTTCTAATTTAGGTCATCCTACCATGTTTTATACATTCATCctaagtcatcttttttttttttttttaagggggcaCATTTATTGTCACTGTTCCAAATgtacaaaaaaaattagaaaataaacccCCAACtcaattccccccacccccacaacatTCCCCCCAACACAAATAATTTTTCCCAAAACCACAGACATAAATTGGTTCTGGTATTTTCATAAACAGTGCAGCTAAGAAACAGTTTAGAGAAAATTTAACGGGATTCAGATTATATGCATTCTGTCCTCTCAGCTCTGAGAGGTAATAATCCCATATGGGTCCCAGTCCTCCCCAATGGTTTTCCCCATCTCTGGTGGAAGAGTCCTTTTACAAAGTGGTATGTTTGGCTGCTGCTTCAGAGATCCTCCTgtgccttcttcttcttcttgggctTCCTGAATTACAGGGGGGTTTGTAGCCTCTTGCTTTAGATAGCTAATGAAATCACTTAATTCACCGCCACCTTCATATTTCTTTGGATTTAGCTTCTTATTGGCTGGAGAGAAGTAGATGGTAGGAAAACCTCTGACCTCATATGGAGAAGGCACATCATGGGCTGTGGCATCCATCTTGGCTATGATAATGTTTGGGTCTTTTCTGAGCTTCTCTCCCAGTTCTTTATACTTAGGCTCCAGATCCTTACAGTGACCACACCAAGGCGCATAAAATTCAATCAGcacatctttattttcatcattgaCTATTTCATCAAAATTCTCTGCTACCACTACCTTTACGGGCCCGTCATTGCTCTCTGGGATAGGCTCAGACTTCAGGTATCTCTTCAGGTTGCCATCAAAGTAATCTTGCAGGAATCTCTCAAGAGCCTTGCCATCACGCGAGAACTCCTCCTGCATGACAAACTTCTCTCCTTTTGCAGTTCTGATAGCAACAACAGGAATCTCTCCAGTAGTGCTTTCCAAGCCAAAATCAGAAAGTTCATGGCTAAAGGCTAGCTACAGCAAAGTTGAGCTTCTTCCCAGCATCCAGGAATTTCTTTGCCACCATCATCACTCTGTTTCTCCAGTAGTTGGAACCTTTAGCATTCTTTTCATAGTCCACATCATAGTAAGCCATAAGTAAGTCCTTGCCCTGTATCAAATCTTTATTGTCTTCTGTCATGTGAGGGCAGATACCAAAAATGTTTtcctgaataaattttttaatctttccactGGTCATTTTCTGTTCTGTATATGCCACAGACTTGTCCTCAAACTTGTTCATCAGATGTGAAGGACGAAATAAAGTGATACCCTCTccatcatcatcatacttgttcACCAGAGACTCAACATTGGTGTGTGCAAATCGGTAATTATCCCTCAAGTTGCTGGCTGCTTTTAGAAACTCAGAGTGAGCTTCACTGAATAAATGCTTGAAAAAGCCCACCACAGAAGCATCTTTATCACCAATGAACTTTTCAAATTCTTCCTCAGTCCTGAGAGGAACTGAAGCTGCTCCAGCCTGCTTCCTCAGGTGGCTGACAATTCCATCAGCAGTTCTAGGCCCATCATAAGCACCTGCTTCTTCACCATCTCTAAATATCTTCAGGGTTGGATATCCACTCACTCCATACTTATTACAGGTGTTTGTGTTGGCAGTACAATCAACCTTTGCTAATGGGACTATTCCCTTTAATCTGGTAGCTGCAGCTTCATATTCTGGGGCAAGCTTTTTGCAGTGTCCGCACCAGGGGGCGAAGAACTCAACGAGCATGAGGCCCGCAGAACCCGTGTCGGAGATGCGACTCTCGAAGTTGTCGTCCGTGAGTTCCAGCACGTCAGAGGCAGCTGCGAGGCGGGCCGCGGCGCAGAGCAGCGCCAGGCCGGGGAACAGCGCTAGGCAGTGGGGGCGCATGGAGACGAGGTAAGGCGGGGGCGCCCAGGAGGGTCGGGGCTCGGCGGGGACTGCGGAGGCCGGGTGGGCAGCCACGCACCCTCAGTCTGCGCTCGCGCGTCTGGCCCGGGCGGACCTGCAGCCGGAGGTCCCAGCGCCTCctcgcccccccccgcccccccccaccaagcCCGGCCCATCCTAAGTCATCTTAAAGGTCTTTTGGTACTAACTATAGTAAAAACAAGCCTTTTTGAACCACTTCTTACCTCTAATCAGGTAAATACTAATCTTGGTATAAgagctaaacaacacacttttctatgatatatcttttaaaagacatgaaaaataggAGCCCAATTAATATATTAAGAAAGTCATTTCTTGTGTGTCAGGTGCCCTAGGTTCAACAGAGAGTGTAAACAGATATGTTCTGTGCCTTCATGGACTTCTAGTTTAGTGGGACAAACTATGGGCCTGTGAGAAACAGGATTGTATTGTATGAGGCCCCTGTACTACATACTAGTAGGATTTAGAGCTTGACCACCTGGGTTtggtcccagctccaccacttacttgaccttgggcaagtattTGACTTTTTTATGCCTTactttcctcatgtgtaaaatagcaACACTAGTAGTACCTATCTCCTAGGGCTGTTGTAAAGATGAAATGAGTGAATGCACATAAAGTACCCAGAATAATGCCTGGTGGGGTTATTTTattgttagttattattattacctatAAAGAGAATTTGAGATGGGCTAATGCTTAAAGTGTCCCTGTGAAAGACTCCATGGGAAATCAAAGCTTCTTTCTTCTTACTTGCTTCTAAATGAAGCACTATGTGCTGTTTAGAGTTATGAGATCATTGAGAGAGATGAGACCTTGGGAATCATCTTGGACAATTTCCAACTAATTTAGAAATTTCTACCGCTTTCCTGACAGATGCCCATTCAGCGTCTTTGTTAGCATTTGCAGAAATTTGGAGCCTACTCCTAAGCAATCCAATCCATTCCATTGTGGGGTAGCTCTAACGGTTAGAAAGCTTTTCTAGGGTTGAGCCaaactctaaagaaaaaaaaaaaaaaaaagaagacgctAGGAAAACTGGGTTCCCATCCTGAATTAATACATTAGGGATACAATAATTTGACATGCCTAGAACATGGTGCTTACTAAGTTGTACATAGCTATTTTCATTGAGTatattatattgaatatatttgaaatagaaaatgtgaacatttaatctacaagtatttattgaggaccACTTTGAATCAAGCACATAGTTAAAAAATCAAGTTTCTGTAAAGGATTACATTTATGTGGTGTTGAAACAGGAACAGATATTCCAAGGATTTAACTAAATTTACTAAATGACTACTTACACGATAgggaatttaaatttcatttatttctcacaacccTTTATGGTAGGTATTATTGTTCTTATAGTAAAGTGAAAGTAACTAAGAAACCAAGATTCAGAGAGttatttttctgaataaatgTAGCTATAGCTAGTATATGAATAGCAGACCTGGAGTTGGATCacatttctgtccttttttttccacTGAATCCAGAGGTTTAAAGGCCAAaagtaatggaagtaaaaacgCACATGAGAAGACTTGGCCTCAGGATGCCATAGAACCATTATTTAAAAACAGTAGGCCCACTCCActtgaagacgtgaagacagcggtgcactTGTGGCTTGCAgttcagtctaaaacattttttaatgagggaatatgaaagcttgttgacagatggacaaagtgtattgaaaagcaaggcgattaatgttgaaaaattatgtgtttgtcttctctgaaagttaattaaaagaaattctacagccagagtacagataatttttgactcacccttatataaggcaggtaactaataaggacctactgtacagcacagggaactctactcaacgctctgtaatgacctatatgggaaaagaatctaaaaagattggttatgtgtatgtgtacaactggttcactttgctgtacacctgaaactaacacaacattgtaaatcaactatactccaataaaattttcaagtgaaaaacaaaacaaaacaaaacagaatgaaacaaaacaaaacaacagtagGCCCCAAAAGGGGAAGTTTATTAAGAtgtttctggggacttccctggtggtgcattggttaagaatccgcctgccaatgcaggggacatgggttcaatccctggtcctggaagatcccacatgctgcgaagcaattaagcccatgagccacaactactgagcctgcacacctagaggctgggctccgcagcaagagaagccaccacaaccagaagccctcacactgcagtgaagagtagccccagctcgctgcaactagagaaagcccacacacagcaacgaagacccaatgcagacaataaataaattaaaaaaaaaaaaaaagactgtttctGAATATTCAAACAATGCTGTGCTTCTATGAATAACTGATTCCACCAATACAATATACAGTCTATTTCTGTGCTACTAATGATGTTGTTAGTTTTTCAAGTGGCTCACCATTCACTTACATCAGTCTCATGGTGACCACTTTAAATTTCTCCTTATCTCTCTCATGTTTATTTTGACATTAAAGGAGCACTACGTTGGAGGCATCAGTTCAGCCTTGCCTTGCTTTCATGCTGCCTGTCTTGTGGATATTGGGTTTTGATTTGGGGTTTATTCCTTTTACTCTGAATTCTTGAGGGCAGCTAAAAACAGGGTTTAGGATCTGGGGAGGTAACCCACTGCCATAATAATGCATACACCCAACTTCCATAAGGCCGACCTTAGGAGGATTTAAGTTTTCAAATAGGTATGTTGTTGGTAACATGGGTCAATTAGTCTTGAGGACACTCTTGTATATTATCTGCATCTCCCTTGCTTCCCTTCACAGAACTCACTAGAATATAAGACCCTTGATGGCTGGAACTTTTCTTATTTTGGTCCCAGCTCCTAAAATAGTAGATTGCACATAGATGCCCAATAAAGGTTGATGGAGGGTTGAATAAACTGACTGAAACCACAAACGCTATCCCCTGTGGGCCATTGGGTCTTCTCAAGGGACTGCACTGCAGGTTCTGCATATTCTTGTTCTTACTTTTAAAGGTGAAATGAGCTGGTAAAATCCAAGTTCATTAAAGTGTGGCTGTtttgaaaaacactggaaaaCTGAGGCCAATTCCAAAGAACTTAACTGAAGTAAATTCTCGTTTTCTCTGACTGTCAGCCAAAGCCAGGGCTTTTTAATCAGAAAGAACTAACTTGGAATCTAACTTCTGCATTGTattgcctgtaaaatggggataatgatattAGTCTCTTAGTGTTATTGCAAGGAGTAAACAACACATGGGAAAGCATATTTCACAGTGATTGGCACATAGTCATTGCTTAATGAAAGCTTGTTTGTGCTCTTCCTTTgtataaataaaacacagttgTTAGAGATATAAATATTATCAGTTGCTTAGATCTTGGTGACTAAGGAAAGCAAATCTAATTAGGAAGAAATGTAATCTTTGAGTTACAAATTTTGATGGTAGGCCAGTGACTAAAACACTATATTATTTCAGTGTATCATAGTATCTTTCTATTGAGGACAAATATCGTATGGTCTCAGAAATAGTGATGCATtataagcaaaggaaaaatatccAATAACTCACACGTGTGTCAAGCTCTTGGCTATCCAATGGCGAAACTCCCAGAGATTATTTTAATTACATCAGTCTCAGAACTCAGCCACTTCCTGGGAGAGTAGTTTCTAAAAATACTGTGTCTATGGTATGTGGGTCCTTCTacaattccattttctttgttaGACTTCCCATAGGAAGATAAAGAATTATCTGTTTTATTGTAAACGTTCAAAGGGAAGGGCTATGTTAAGAGGAGTAAGTGACCTAATAAAAATGCTGCCTTAACTTCATTTTATTGTCTTTCCCTGCAGACTCATAAGAGTTCATATAATGTTGAAGGGTGAGCTGGTGTCAGATGAAAAACTTAACAGGGACTGAGCCTGTAGACATCTTATCTGGTTCTATGAATTTTTGTTTCTGGATTCTTTGTTCATTGAagaatttccttttgattttttcctaATGACACATTGTTATCACATGATATTAAGACATATTTTGGATCCAAATTTTTACAGTTAGTTTTTAACTATGTAAAGAGTGCTGACTCAAAGCAATTTCTTTTCAgtaacttcaattaaaaaacagagtggtgggcttcctaggtggcgcagtggttaagaatccgcctgccaatgcagaggtcacgggttcgatcccagctccaggaagatcccacatgccgcggagcaactaagcccgtgtgccaaaaaaaaaaaaaaaaaaaaaaaaacagagtggaGGTAATATCACCAAGAGGGTGACATAGGTGTTCCCGACTTTCCTTCTCCTCACAAGAAAAACAGCAAACACCATTTAAGAACAAGACACCACTGAGAGAATCCTAGAAAATGTGAAATGGGGGTAAGACTAAATCACCTCCCTGCTCCTCAGAGACCAAGTAGGCTGCATTAGAAGGGTAAGAGAAGATCTACTGTATTGCCCCTCCTCCGGTCCAGCGCAGAACACAGAACCAGGCAGAGAGGTCTCTTCTGAGCTTTCAGTCCCTCCAGTGGGAAATGAAAACCTGCCCCAAGCATTGAGTGTTGCTCTGTGGGAACCCCTTCTCTGTCCTCACACCCAGGGACTGCAGGGACATTGTGGGGCTCAATCACTGAGAAACTGACTGtgatggagaagggaggaggggtttGTATCAAGCAGCACATGGATCCTGGCAGACTGAGTTCCTACCTGTGCCCAAGTGGAAATCCAACCAGTGGCTTTATTCATCTGAGGAACCAAGTCAGGGGTGCCCTCTGGCCAGGGAACTCAGTGAGGTACACATCTGCCTGATTTGAGTCCTCAAATGAGGAGTTTTGTTGGCCCTACAGCCCAGTTTGCTCACACCCAGGCAAGCTGTTGAGTCATAGCCCCATCCATTGCGGAAAATGCCTTCCAGCCCCATCTGCCCAGAAGGGCTGGCATGCTGTGTGGTCCAATGACACTTGAACCAAGAAAAGGGCAGGCAGAGCCAATAGTTTGCAGAGCTAAGCCCTTGGTCCTGTTTGGCCAGGGAACTTGGGGTGTGGGAGGGCTTGAGTTATGATAACAAAGAACTTTACCAGTTTTAGAGCTGCTTCTCTTGCTGTCCCCAGGCGGGGACTCTAGTACATAACCCCACTCATTGCTGAATATATCCTTCAGCTGGTCCAAGCAGGGAACCTAACCAGAGCATACAGGAAGCTGTAAAGCTCATTCAACAGCCCTATGTACGTGGCATTTGAACAGAAATCACTGCCTGTGGTTTCCCCCATCCGCAGAGCAAAATCACTGGTCTCACCTGACCAGGGAATTCAGTGAACACTCTCATCTAATCTGGGTCCCCAAACAATGAGTCCATCTGGGTTCCATCTGCTGTAGGGAAAGCTAGTTCATAGCCCCAGTTACAACTGAATATAGTACCCAGTCCTGACCATCTAATAAGCCTGACCCCAAAAAATCCAGGCAACTTCAGAGCCCATCCTATAGCCTTACTAGGGTAAGGAACAAAGCCAGTGGTCCTCTCCAGTGATTCTCAGCCAGTGGCATACCACCCTCACCTACAATCTCATACCTCAAATAGTTGCCTAACCCCACAATAGACCATAATAGCAGGCCCTACCTGTCCAAGGACATTACCAATAGATATGACCAGAATCCCAAACTGAGCTAACTGATGAAGAGCTATCTGTCTCTGTCAAGGCAAAACTGTAGTCTGGAAGAGGAAACTTACTACTCAAATATGCATATACCAATATAAGGAATTaaggatcacacacacacacacacacacacacacaaaacaggtAAATATGACACCaccaaaagaaactaaaaaaactCTAATAACTGATCTTAAGATAATGGAGATCTAttatctgctttaaaaatttaatgaactacaagaacacacagacaactaaacaaaattaggagaacaatacatgaacaaaattaACAGATTTCTATAGACAAAGCAATAgaaatcagcaaaataaaaaagcaccAGAAATCCTAGaggtgaaaaatacaataattgaacTAAAGAATTCAATGGGGAGTTTTAAAAGTAGACTCAatcatgcaaaagaaagaatctCTGACCTGGAGGATAGGACATtagaaattatccagtcagaggagcaaaaagcaaaaagaatgaaaaaagcctATGAGACTTATGacacacaatgaaaagaaatactatttttaatattggaattccagaaggagaagagaaaaagaaagaggcaaaaaaagtatatttaaaacaatagTGGCTGAAAACTTCACAAACCTAGAGAGAGAAATGGACATCCAGATCCATGAGGCTCAAAGTCTCCAAATAGATTGAATCCGAGTAAGACTTCACCAAGACACATAATTAtattgtcaaaagtcaaagagagagaaagaattttaaaagcagcaagagaaaagagagaagttacATACAAACCAGtctaagaggaaagttcacaGCAGTAAATGcctatgtaaaatagatggctcatgggaagttcctgtataacaTAAGGAGGCAgactgatgatgggtgatgacttagagagccaggatagggagggtgggagggagttgcagaagggtggggatatgtgtataaatacagctgattcattttggtgtacctcaaaaattggcacagcggtgtaaagcaattatattccaataaagagcttaaattaaaaaaaaaaaaaagcagcagcaagaaAGGggcacttccttggtggtgcagtggttaagaatccacctgccaatgcaagggacatgggttctattCCTTGTCTAGGAAGaacccatgtgctgtggagcaacaaagcccgtgcaccacaactactgaggctgcgctctagagcctgcaagccacaactactgagcctatgtgctgcaactactgaagctcgcacacctagaacccatgttctgcagcaatgagaagcccacacaccacagcaaagaatgaagtgtagcccccgttcaccacaactagaaagcctgcacacaacaacaaagacccaatgtggcttaaaaataaataaataaataataaataaataaaattaaaaaaaaaaaaaaagaagaagcaagaaatgttccaaataagcaacctaactcTAAGCCttatggaaatagaaaaagaagagcacacTGAGCCCCAATttggcagaagaaaggaaataataaagattagaccAGGAATAAGCAaactagagaacagaaaaataatagaaaagatgaaccaaactaagagttggtttttttaaaagataaacaaaatcgacAAACccttagctagactaaccaagaaaagaagagaggacccaaatcaacaaaattataagtgaaaaaggagacattccactgatatcacagaaatgcaaagaatcatgaggctattatgaacaattatacaccaacaaactaGATGGTCTAGAAGAAATGGGaacattcttagaaacatactATTTACCAAGACtcaatcaagaagaaacagaaaatctgaatagaccaattgCTAGTGAAAAGATTGAGTCAGTAACAAAAAATCTTCTAAcgaagaaaagcccagggccagatggcttcagtggtgaattttaccaaacatttaaagaattaacaccaatccttctcaaactttcttcaaaaattgaagaggaggaaacacttccaaactcactttACGAGGctagcattatcctgataccaaagccagaaatgTACGCTAGTAGAAAACGAAATTACtagtgatgaatatagatacaaaaattcacaataaaatactagcaagcgaaattcagcaacatattaaaaggatggttcaccatgatcaagtgggatttatctctgggatggTTCAAcgtttgcaaatcaatcaatgtgatacatcacgttaacaaaatgacagaaaataatcatatgatcatatcaac contains:
- the LOC130833574 gene encoding LOW QUALITY PROTEIN: protein disulfide-isomerase A3-like (The sequence of the model RefSeq protein was modified relative to this genomic sequence to represent the inferred CDS: inserted 4 bases in 2 codons), which produces MRPHCLALFPGLALLCAAARLAAASDVLELTDDNFESRISDTGSAGLMLVEFFAPWCGHCKKLAPEYEAAATRLKGIVPLAKVDCTANTNTCNKYGVSGYPTLKIFRDGEEAGAYDGPRTADGIVSHLRKQAGAASVPLRTEEEFEKFIGDKDASVVGFFKHLFSEAHSEFLKAASNLRDNYRFAHTNVESLVNKYDDDGEGITLFRPSHLMNKFEDKSVAYTEQKMTSGKIKKFIQENIFGICPHMTEDNKDLIQGKDLLMAYYDVDYEKNAKGSNYWRNRVMMVAKKFLDAGKKLNFAVASXFSHELSDFGLESTTGEIPVVAIRTAKGEKFVMQEEFSRDGKALERFLQDYFDGNLKRYLKSEPIPESNDGPVKVVVAENFDEIVNDENKDVLIEFYAPWCGHCKDLEPKYKELGEKLRKDPNIIIAKMDATAHDVPSPYEVRGFPTIYFSPANKKLNPKKYEGGGELSDFISYLKQEATNPPVIQXKPKKKKKAQEDL